Proteins encoded within one genomic window of Nitrospira sp.:
- a CDS encoding response regulator transcription factor, with translation MVRHMRDQKPWVGKSERSGAPPIRVLVIDRSVITLQGLRDFFSRNRHVTVIGLAGTRQEALQAIHAEQPDLVLVEVQVGQDSGIEICRTIRDSHPQVKVLFFTAQDDKDTLRAAIMAGAHGYLLKSATAESVTKSLEVVASGGAIVDQLLTEQLIQWFRSGSTPDHGRWRETCSREERHLLSLVASGKTNKEIGLDLNVAHTVVASRLQKIYKRLRISRRAEAARYYMDLERKSRK, from the coding sequence ATGGTGCGTCACATGCGGGATCAGAAGCCTTGGGTGGGTAAATCGGAACGAAGTGGAGCGCCGCCGATTCGTGTGCTCGTCATTGATCGTTCAGTCATCACACTTCAGGGGCTCAGGGACTTTTTCTCCCGGAATCGTCATGTCACGGTCATTGGTCTCGCCGGCACTCGACAAGAGGCGCTCCAAGCTATTCACGCTGAACAACCGGATCTGGTCTTGGTAGAGGTTCAAGTGGGACAGGACAGTGGGATCGAAATCTGTAGGACCATTCGGGATAGTCATCCACAGGTGAAAGTCCTCTTCTTTACCGCGCAGGATGACAAGGATACCTTGCGTGCGGCCATCATGGCCGGAGCGCACGGATACCTGCTGAAGAGTGCGACAGCCGAGTCCGTCACGAAGAGCCTCGAGGTCGTAGCGAGTGGAGGCGCGATCGTGGATCAACTCTTGACAGAGCAGCTGATCCAATGGTTTCGCAGTGGCAGTACGCCGGATCATGGGCGATGGAGGGAGACCTGCTCAAGGGAAGAGCGACACTTGCTGTCCTTGGTGGCATCCGGGAAGACCAATAAAGAAATCGGCCTGGACTTGAATGTCGCTCACACAGTGGTGGCCTCCCGTCTGCAGAAGATCTATAAGCGGCTCAGAATTTCGAGGCGTGCTGAAGCCGCTCGGTATTACATGGATCTCGAACGGAAGTCGCGGAAATGA
- a CDS encoding sigma 54-interacting transcriptional regulator, giving the protein MTGFSPLPSPSDTSFFNHVLASLDIVVLEWEVESGALRLQGYAPKWWQELPAASGAAVPDLNRWSPFLPEFLAYAQEVWKDEPDRTVTSGSWTEPDQTNGTVTLEAKAVSLGLRKLLLIERLGSDFENMRSIVQRAREQMLAEEVSVKSYRSTQSRLIGQLEASERTKDDAVALLQHLGLAAMVLDERGEITFVTDRTHELLGMAPHETHGRHWDQVLSVRKEDHPLIHHLLESSTQTRAGKPLCLEGGRPRWIELEIHRDLRYPTRRILVINDRTELHALRQALNEQSSFHDLVGKSQAMLRVYQLVRDVAQVDTTVLIEGETGTGKELIARAIHASSARKNKPFIAANCAGLTDSILTSQLFGHRRGAFTGAIQDQQGLFEAAEGGTLFLDEIGDIPAQVQTALLRVLQEKEITRLGEAKPRPVNVRVVAATHHNLSEDVLRGSFRADLLYRIRVARVQLSPLRDRREDIPLLAQSLLGQICASTGKLVERLHPDTLRLLMSHSWPGNVRELKSAVEFAVISCKGNEVCPEDLPPEIAGTSVVSSPPVFIPLSNQDEKTRLLVALSEAKGNRTEAAKRLGISRATFYRRLVELEIHPR; this is encoded by the coding sequence ATGACAGGCTTTTCCCCACTCCCCTCACCATCCGATACGTCATTCTTCAATCATGTGTTGGCCTCTCTGGATATCGTCGTCTTGGAGTGGGAGGTGGAATCAGGTGCGTTGAGGCTTCAGGGGTATGCCCCAAAATGGTGGCAAGAGTTGCCCGCTGCTTCAGGCGCCGCTGTCCCGGATCTCAATCGCTGGTCGCCATTTTTACCGGAGTTTCTCGCGTATGCCCAAGAAGTCTGGAAAGACGAACCGGATCGGACCGTCACGTCGGGTTCATGGACCGAGCCTGATCAGACGAACGGGACGGTGACATTGGAGGCCAAGGCTGTTTCCCTTGGACTTCGCAAGCTGCTGCTCATCGAACGGCTTGGTTCGGACTTTGAGAACATGCGGTCCATCGTCCAGCGGGCTCGCGAGCAGATGTTGGCCGAAGAGGTTTCGGTCAAATCGTATCGGAGCACACAGTCCCGCTTGATTGGCCAGCTCGAAGCGAGTGAGCGCACAAAGGACGATGCAGTGGCCTTGCTCCAGCATCTCGGGCTTGCCGCAATGGTGCTGGATGAGCGTGGGGAGATTACATTTGTGACCGATCGCACACATGAGCTGCTCGGCATGGCTCCTCACGAGACGCATGGTCGGCACTGGGATCAGGTGTTGTCAGTCCGTAAAGAAGACCATCCGTTGATTCACCACCTCCTGGAGAGCTCCACACAGACTCGTGCAGGCAAACCATTGTGTCTGGAAGGGGGCCGCCCTCGATGGATTGAGCTGGAGATCCATCGAGACTTGCGTTATCCCACACGACGTATTCTGGTCATCAACGATCGCACTGAGCTTCACGCGCTCCGCCAAGCCCTCAATGAACAGTCGTCCTTTCATGATTTGGTCGGGAAAAGCCAGGCTATGCTTCGCGTCTATCAACTGGTCCGCGACGTCGCACAGGTTGATACCACGGTGTTGATCGAAGGGGAGACAGGGACGGGGAAGGAACTGATTGCTCGAGCGATTCATGCCTCCAGCGCCCGAAAGAACAAGCCGTTTATCGCGGCGAATTGTGCCGGCCTCACAGATTCCATTCTGACCAGCCAACTCTTTGGGCACAGGCGCGGAGCATTTACCGGGGCTATCCAGGATCAGCAAGGCCTGTTCGAAGCGGCTGAGGGGGGCACGTTATTTTTAGATGAAATCGGAGACATCCCGGCTCAGGTCCAAACCGCGCTGTTGCGGGTCTTGCAGGAGAAGGAAATTACCCGCCTGGGTGAGGCCAAGCCTCGTCCCGTCAATGTTCGCGTTGTTGCGGCTACCCATCACAACCTCAGCGAAGACGTCCTTCGAGGATCGTTTCGAGCCGATTTGCTCTACCGAATACGCGTTGCGCGAGTCCAACTTTCCCCCCTCCGAGACCGACGCGAAGATATCCCGTTGCTGGCACAGTCGCTGCTCGGGCAAATCTGTGCCAGCACCGGGAAGCTTGTTGAGCGATTGCATCCGGACACACTCCGTCTCTTGATGAGCCATTCCTGGCCTGGAAATGTTCGTGAGTTGAAGAGCGCGGTTGAATTCGCCGTGATTAGTTGCAAAGGGAACGAGGTGTGCCCTGAAGATCTTCCTCCGGAGATTGCCGGCACCTCTGTGGTATCAAGTCCGCCCGTCTTTATCCCCTTGTCGAATCAAGATGAGAAAACCCGATTGTTGGTGGCTCTTTCCGAAGCCAAAGGGAATCGGACTGAGGCCGCCAAACGACTAGGGATCAGCAGAGCCACGTTCTACCGCCGCCTCGTCGAGCTTGAGATTCATCCTCGCTAG
- a CDS encoding GTP-binding protein, whose protein sequence is MMQKKICMLGGFAVGKTSLVRRFVTNVFSEHYQTTIGVTVEKKTVTVDHQDVMLMLWDLYGEDEFQHVRESYLRGSSGYILVIDGTRKASLDKARLLQQTAVRTVGPIPFVSIINKSDLQSDWEIDLPTIEQLREQGWPVFFGSAKLGQGVEDLFGHLATLLMNPAPRPRPHP, encoded by the coding sequence ATGATGCAGAAAAAGATTTGCATGTTGGGGGGATTTGCCGTTGGGAAGACCAGCCTCGTTCGACGATTTGTGACCAACGTGTTCTCCGAGCATTATCAGACGACGATTGGGGTGACGGTCGAGAAGAAGACCGTCACGGTTGATCATCAGGATGTGATGCTCATGCTCTGGGATCTCTATGGCGAGGATGAATTCCAACATGTCCGGGAATCGTATTTGCGGGGATCATCCGGGTATATCTTGGTGATAGACGGCACCAGAAAGGCCTCACTCGACAAGGCTCGCCTGCTTCAGCAAACCGCTGTGCGGACGGTTGGTCCGATTCCTTTCGTCTCGATCATCAACAAGTCCGACCTCCAGTCCGACTGGGAGATTGATTTGCCGACAATCGAGCAGCTGCGGGAACAAGGGTGGCCGGTCTTCTTCGGTAGTGCCAAGCTTGGGCAGGGCGTTGAGGATCTCTTTGGTCATCTTGCAACGCTGCTCATGAATCCAGCTCCTCGGCCAAGGCCTCACCCATGA
- a CDS encoding OmpA family protein: MPVDEDWAQLRTLLLAPEQTQLDELRERLDTRSVEPYDVSRVLPEAFAIRGEGDQQISAVLTPYVENGFIATVRKSPQAIVDAIAPIMGPAIRQAITRALQSMTEAFNHSLDESLSFRGFQWRLEAWRTGRPFAEVVLLHRLRYRVDQVFLIHRDTGLLLHHVAADGVVVQDQHVLSGMLTAIQDYVRDSFGVSQDQTLDQFHVGEWTVWIEQGSRAYLAAVIQGTPPISLREMLRDALDRIHAEQADALVTFNGDAVPFQAVHPRLKDCLQAHYDSPRPRSTLKLWILVGAVLLACLWWGWNAYQGHARWVNLLGQLKTEPGIVVTNAGPMGGGYHLEGLRDPLAKDPLSVITKVGIDPSTVTTVWAPYYALDPQLIVTRAEVALKPPRTAQLRVEGDTLVATGSASVEWAQETRRLATLVPGITHYRDDGLVTVSIPDLLNRVNRTVIRFAPGSAMVEPSDRPALSALADVIRSLEQAVAHSGERVRLAILGLTDDTGPAALNLRLSKQRAEAVLAVLGGGHLGSSTTVTTGVGGSLDKRGVPPEYATQRIVMFRASIEALGHTSDPSRP, from the coding sequence GTGCCGGTAGACGAAGACTGGGCGCAATTGCGCACGCTGTTGCTGGCTCCGGAACAGACGCAACTCGACGAACTCCGCGAACGACTTGACACTCGATCCGTTGAACCTTATGACGTCAGTCGAGTCCTTCCCGAAGCCTTCGCCATACGCGGAGAGGGCGACCAGCAAATATCGGCCGTCCTGACTCCCTATGTCGAAAATGGCTTTATTGCGACCGTGCGGAAGTCGCCGCAGGCGATCGTTGATGCGATCGCACCCATCATGGGTCCGGCCATCCGACAGGCAATTACACGTGCTTTGCAAAGCATGACGGAGGCCTTCAACCACTCGCTGGACGAAAGCCTCTCATTTCGAGGGTTTCAATGGAGACTGGAGGCGTGGCGAACCGGCCGTCCGTTCGCGGAGGTGGTGCTGCTCCATCGACTGCGATACCGGGTGGACCAAGTGTTTCTCATCCACCGGGATACGGGGCTGTTGCTCCATCATGTCGCGGCAGACGGAGTGGTCGTTCAGGACCAGCATGTCCTGTCCGGCATGCTGACGGCGATTCAAGATTATGTTCGCGATTCGTTCGGTGTCTCACAAGACCAGACACTCGACCAGTTCCACGTTGGTGAGTGGACAGTCTGGATTGAGCAAGGGTCCCGCGCCTATCTGGCCGCAGTCATTCAAGGTACCCCTCCGATCAGTCTGAGGGAGATGCTCCGTGATGCTCTCGATCGTATTCATGCCGAACAGGCTGATGCGCTGGTGACGTTTAACGGAGATGCCGTTCCGTTTCAAGCGGTGCATCCTCGGCTCAAAGACTGTTTGCAGGCTCACTATGACTCACCACGGCCGCGAAGTACGCTGAAGCTCTGGATTCTTGTAGGTGCTGTTCTGCTGGCCTGCTTGTGGTGGGGATGGAATGCCTATCAGGGTCATGCCCGATGGGTTAATCTCCTTGGCCAACTCAAGACGGAGCCCGGGATTGTGGTGACGAATGCGGGTCCAATGGGGGGAGGGTATCATCTCGAGGGCTTGCGGGATCCCCTCGCCAAAGATCCGCTGTCCGTGATCACTAAGGTCGGCATTGATCCGTCAACGGTAACGACGGTGTGGGCTCCCTATTATGCGCTCGACCCTCAGCTGATTGTGACGAGAGCGGAGGTGGCGTTGAAGCCTCCCCGCACCGCGCAGTTACGGGTAGAGGGAGACACGTTGGTGGCGACCGGCTCGGCGTCGGTTGAATGGGCTCAAGAGACGAGACGCCTGGCGACGTTGGTACCAGGCATTACCCATTATCGCGACGACGGCCTCGTCACGGTATCCATCCCCGACCTTCTGAATCGGGTGAACCGTACCGTGATTCGCTTTGCTCCTGGATCAGCAATGGTCGAACCATCGGATCGACCTGCGTTGAGTGCGCTTGCGGATGTAATACGGAGTCTGGAGCAAGCAGTTGCTCATTCCGGTGAACGCGTACGGCTCGCAATCCTTGGGTTGACCGACGATACCGGTCCGGCTGCGCTGAATCTCCGGCTTAGTAAGCAACGGGCTGAGGCTGTCCTTGCGGTACTTGGAGGAGGGCATCTTGGCTCTTCCACAACGGTCACGACAGGTGTTGGAGGATCTCTCGACAAACGCGGGGTTCCCCCAGAATACGCGACCCAGCGAATTGTAATGTTTCGGGCTTCGATCGAAGCTCTCGGTCATACATCCGACCCCTCTCGGCCATGA
- a CDS encoding mechanosensitive ion channel family protein yields the protein MNTVDTLTQYAVQYGLQAAVALGILVAGMMASRGAGNVAQQALEKHTLEPPVRMLLIRIVKIVVMLLTAMIALQTMGVPIAPLIAGVGVAGVGIGLALQGVLSNVMAGLSIIFSKPYKVGEHISLLGVHGDVVVIDIFTTTLMHADHSRVIIPNRKIVGEILHNFGIIRQVSLTIPVSHRTNIDEALAQVKDILQQHPKVLKDPAPGAGVSSLGESSIAISVAPWTAVGDYGSVQSELNKLILERFRAHGIELPSPRYQVHLVKE from the coding sequence ATGAATACCGTAGATACGCTCACTCAATATGCCGTGCAGTATGGGCTGCAAGCGGCGGTCGCGCTGGGCATCTTGGTCGCAGGGATGATGGCATCCCGCGGGGCAGGGAATGTCGCCCAACAAGCGCTCGAGAAGCATACCCTGGAACCTCCGGTGAGGATGTTGCTTATTCGGATCGTCAAAATCGTGGTGATGCTTCTTACCGCGATGATCGCGCTTCAGACGATGGGTGTTCCCATTGCCCCGCTCATCGCCGGCGTCGGCGTGGCCGGCGTGGGTATCGGTCTAGCCCTGCAAGGTGTCTTGAGCAATGTCATGGCTGGATTGTCGATCATCTTCAGCAAGCCCTATAAGGTCGGTGAACATATCTCGTTGCTCGGAGTTCACGGAGATGTCGTCGTCATCGACATCTTCACCACGACCCTGATGCACGCGGACCATTCCCGTGTCATTATTCCCAATCGCAAAATTGTCGGAGAGATTCTGCATAACTTCGGCATCATCCGTCAGGTGAGTTTGACTATTCCAGTGTCCCACCGAACCAACATTGACGAGGCATTGGCACAGGTGAAGGATATTCTCCAACAGCATCCCAAGGTTTTGAAGGACCCGGCTCCTGGCGCAGGGGTGTCGTCGCTGGGGGAATCATCGATCGCCATTTCTGTGGCCCCCTGGACGGCGGTGGGGGATTACGGGTCCGTTCAAAGTGAGTTGAACAAGCTGATTCTTGAACGATTCCGGGCGCATGGGATCGAGTTACCATCCCCTCGCTACCAGGTTCATCTGGTGAAAGAGTAA
- a CDS encoding AsmA family protein: MKIAIGLLVLVVLLVGMVLALPFLVDLSTYQEQYKPLIEEALNRKVQLQEIRLTVWPRVGARVAGFAVLDDPAFSSGPFASLSSLDVGVKIMPLLSGKVEVEEITLHSPVMTVIKNKNGVLNAATIGRKGVPVPEKPSRAPIPSTEGPLKMLALLAVDRVSIDGGKLTYRDLSAVNPTEYVVQDLEVLLREVRLGQTPHLHVAALVQPFNMPVKLDGTFGPLKEAIDIDAINFQLVVGKTDFTITGNAAGNDATINISSPVINTANLPMSLPLKKPIDIKDLKITAEVKGQEAKLNALSFHLFDGEVKGQGKMIAGTEVPPFKGSVTFQGLQLGPALKAVAETPVSISGTAGADLSLQGKGFSMTDLTKALEGAGHLAVKDGKIEGVNILQEVADALKVAGISMGEAKATAFSTIESDLIIRQGVINVQRLLMDSHDFQATGGGTIGFDQKLNLIVNLNLSQDVSQKISAASPVVKIAMKEGRLGLPLTITGTAQAPSYGVDLKNLTGKVQEQVKQKVEEAVGGLLKGTTKPEDLKKEGQELLKGLFGR, from the coding sequence ATGAAAATAGCCATCGGCTTGCTCGTCCTCGTCGTGCTGCTCGTCGGCATGGTGCTCGCGCTTCCATTTCTGGTTGATCTCAGTACGTATCAGGAGCAATACAAGCCGCTCATCGAAGAGGCGCTGAATCGCAAGGTTCAGCTGCAAGAGATTCGTCTCACGGTTTGGCCAAGGGTCGGGGCACGCGTGGCGGGGTTTGCAGTACTGGATGATCCGGCGTTCAGTTCCGGCCCGTTTGCGTCGTTATCGTCGTTGGATGTCGGCGTAAAGATCATGCCGTTACTGAGCGGCAAGGTGGAGGTTGAGGAGATCACGCTTCACAGTCCGGTCATGACGGTCATTAAGAATAAGAACGGGGTTCTCAATGCCGCCACGATCGGGCGCAAAGGCGTGCCTGTTCCAGAAAAACCGTCACGCGCCCCGATTCCGTCGACAGAGGGCCCGCTCAAGATGTTGGCCTTGCTGGCGGTGGACCGCGTGTCAATCGACGGAGGTAAACTGACCTACCGCGACCTATCCGCCGTCAATCCCACGGAGTATGTCGTGCAAGACCTGGAGGTGCTCCTGCGTGAGGTGCGGCTTGGGCAGACGCCACATCTCCATGTCGCCGCACTGGTGCAGCCCTTCAACATGCCGGTGAAGCTCGACGGCACGTTTGGTCCGCTGAAGGAAGCGATCGATATTGATGCGATCAATTTCCAGTTGGTAGTAGGGAAAACGGACTTTACCATTACAGGAAACGCTGCCGGGAATGATGCGACGATCAATATCAGCTCACCCGTGATCAATACGGCAAATCTCCCGATGAGTCTTCCGTTGAAAAAACCGATCGACATCAAAGATCTGAAGATCACTGCAGAGGTGAAGGGACAAGAAGCCAAGCTCAATGCCTTGTCGTTCCACCTTTTCGATGGCGAGGTGAAGGGACAAGGGAAGATGATCGCTGGGACAGAGGTACCGCCCTTTAAAGGGTCTGTTACGTTTCAAGGGCTCCAGCTTGGTCCGGCGCTCAAAGCCGTTGCGGAGACACCGGTCTCGATCAGTGGCACTGCCGGCGCCGATCTTTCGTTACAGGGCAAGGGATTTTCCATGACGGATCTGACGAAGGCGTTAGAGGGCGCCGGTCATCTGGCCGTGAAAGATGGGAAGATCGAAGGGGTGAATATTCTCCAAGAAGTGGCCGATGCGCTCAAGGTTGCCGGTATTTCGATGGGTGAGGCAAAGGCCACGGCCTTTTCAACGATCGAGTCCGATCTGATCATCAGGCAAGGCGTGATCAATGTGCAGCGGCTCTTGATGGATAGCCATGATTTTCAGGCGACCGGTGGAGGGACCATCGGATTCGATCAAAAACTGAACTTGATCGTGAACCTCAACCTGTCACAAGATGTCAGTCAAAAGATTTCCGCTGCGTCGCCCGTCGTCAAAATCGCCATGAAAGAGGGCCGGCTCGGTCTTCCTCTCACGATAACTGGAACGGCTCAAGCTCCCTCGTACGGGGTCGATCTGAAGAACCTGACGGGAAAAGTTCAGGAGCAGGTGAAGCAGAAGGTGGAAGAAGCGGTAGGGGGACTGCTCAAAGGGACGACGAAACCAGAAGATTTGAAGAAAGAGGGGCAAGAACTCCTCAAAGGCTTGTTCGGACGATAA
- a CDS encoding helix-turn-helix transcriptional regulator has protein sequence MSTHDQLVKKLLRRSGVRAEVERIEREESALLDALLKARQEAGLTQSQVAARMGTQAPAVARLERALASGKHSPSIATLRKYVKACGKRLVLRVA, from the coding sequence GTGAGCACACATGATCAACTCGTCAAAAAGCTCCTTCGTCGGTCTGGAGTACGGGCGGAGGTGGAACGCATTGAACGTGAAGAGTCCGCCCTACTCGATGCCTTGCTCAAGGCACGCCAAGAAGCAGGTCTGACTCAAAGTCAGGTGGCGGCACGGATGGGTACGCAGGCTCCTGCCGTGGCTCGTTTGGAGCGCGCCCTTGCCAGTGGAAAGCACTCTCCCTCGATTGCAACATTGAGGAAGTACGTCAAAGCTTGTGGCAAACGGCTGGTGCTCCGGGTCGCATGA
- a CDS encoding type II toxin-antitoxin system RelE/ParE family toxin, translated as MIVLGPNLGATHTKAFGHGLFELRLKGAEGIARVFFCTLAGKRIVMLHCIVKKSEKTPLRGREIAEMRMKEVKREHT; from the coding sequence ATGATTGTACTTGGTCCCAACCTTGGGGCAACGCATACGAAGGCCTTTGGTCATGGTCTATTTGAATTACGATTGAAAGGCGCGGAGGGGATCGCTCGGGTGTTCTTCTGCACACTGGCAGGTAAGCGGATCGTTATGTTGCACTGCATCGTCAAAAAGTCCGAGAAGACGCCTCTCCGGGGTCGTGAAATCGCTGAAATGCGAATGAAGGAGGTCAAACGTGAGCACACATGA
- a CDS encoding tetratricopeptide repeat protein translates to MLSQTHMYLTAHSSPIMTNSANDEAESNRTTTSSERQVPPVTPHPHQKPLLGRILIPLGILIGISGLLELYFGWNFLSDLPDQSPESIDQMLPEYLKEIIYQLSEVPYIAETTTVLLFLLVLVPGALLALAGHAIAVRGRRHVARVYQGNTPPAIEAPILYLRPFMADGYVALLTGSSVLKVVFNWLLDKRERTVWWLALVFGMRPRYEELLAYAFRRVGPLMAIGDPKERLPLLGATRIYTGEPGLADSVDDETWRKVVDRQIENAQLILLHVGLSDGLRWEVKRVIQLADPQRVVLCLNRELTRGLPFKMILRGVRRGEIQAIQEMWSQFRNNFAAIFPHGLPEVIGDARFVKFDSDWTPSPMETAKRKLVWFLPGPAPDLSRKTIDSAFAWLTWILVPEKLGRPVVRYIINVASVIALGFWVVPILVLDVLLMGGHLIGAIVDVSSAKTPHTVAAQEWFQRGFTADNSDEKIRSYTEALRLSPDFANAYYNRGVAKYMKDDLDGEISDYTEALRLQPDFVNAYYYRGNARSKKDDLDGAITDYTEALRLKPDNAKAYYNRGDARYRKGDLDGAITDYTEVLRLKPDDADAYHSRGFARAKKGDLDGAVTDYTEALRLEPDVADTYYDRGLALEAKGDLTAAQRDFDKVQLLKGQLEK, encoded by the coding sequence GTGTTGTCGCAAACCCACATGTACCTAACTGCACATAGCTCACCGATCATGACCAATTCAGCCAACGACGAGGCAGAATCAAACAGAACCACCACCAGTTCTGAACGACAAGTACCTCCTGTCACGCCACATCCTCACCAAAAGCCCTTGCTTGGCCGAATACTTATCCCCTTGGGGATTCTTATAGGGATAAGTGGCTTGCTGGAACTTTATTTTGGCTGGAATTTTCTTAGTGATCTCCCGGATCAAAGCCCTGAATCAATTGACCAAATGCTTCCCGAGTACCTGAAAGAGATAATTTATCAACTTTCAGAAGTACCTTACATCGCTGAGACAACAACTGTGCTGCTCTTCTTACTCGTGCTTGTGCCCGGAGCACTTCTGGCACTTGCAGGTCATGCTATCGCAGTACGTGGTAGACGACACGTAGCACGGGTATACCAGGGAAACACTCCACCTGCCATCGAAGCTCCCATCCTCTATCTCCGTCCTTTCATGGCTGATGGATACGTGGCACTGCTCACGGGGTCATCTGTATTGAAAGTTGTATTTAATTGGTTGCTCGACAAAAGAGAGCGAACGGTGTGGTGGCTTGCGCTCGTGTTTGGGATGAGGCCGAGGTACGAAGAGCTCCTTGCCTATGCTTTTCGGCGGGTTGGTCCTCTTATGGCCATTGGTGACCCGAAAGAGCGCCTTCCGTTGTTGGGTGCCACCCGCATCTACACTGGGGAGCCAGGCTTGGCTGACAGCGTTGACGACGAAACTTGGCGAAAGGTGGTCGATCGGCAGATAGAAAATGCGCAGCTTATTCTTCTACATGTCGGTCTATCCGATGGTCTGAGATGGGAAGTCAAGAGGGTTATACAACTCGCTGATCCCCAACGTGTCGTGCTCTGCCTGAATCGAGAACTGACGCGCGGATTACCCTTCAAAATGATTTTGCGAGGGGTAAGGCGTGGCGAAATCCAAGCCATCCAAGAAATGTGGAGCCAATTTAGGAATAACTTTGCAGCTATCTTTCCACATGGACTCCCGGAGGTAATTGGCGACGCGCGCTTTGTTAAGTTTGATTCTGATTGGACTCCCAGCCCCATGGAAACGGCAAAGCGAAAACTCGTCTGGTTCCTACCTGGTCCCGCTCCCGACCTCAGTCGAAAAACGATCGACAGCGCTTTTGCCTGGCTTACATGGATATTGGTACCCGAAAAGCTCGGGCGACCGGTTGTACGATATATTATTAATGTCGCGAGTGTTATTGCCCTAGGTTTCTGGGTTGTACCCATCCTGGTCCTAGATGTTCTCCTCATGGGAGGTCACCTCATTGGAGCTATCGTTGATGTTTCATCTGCGAAAACTCCTCACACCGTCGCCGCACAAGAGTGGTTTCAGCGAGGGTTTACGGCGGATAATTCTGACGAAAAGATACGCAGTTACACCGAAGCGTTGCGGCTCTCTCCTGACTTCGCAAACGCGTACTACAACCGCGGCGTTGCGAAATACATGAAGGACGACCTTGACGGAGAGATATCCGATTACACGGAGGCACTGCGGCTGCAGCCTGACTTCGTGAACGCGTACTATTATCGCGGCAATGCGAGATCCAAGAAGGACGACCTTGATGGAGCAATCACTGATTACACTGAGGCGCTACGGCTGAAACCTGACAATGCCAAGGCTTACTACAACCGGGGCGATGCGCGATACAGGAAGGGCGATCTTGATGGAGCGATCACCGATTACACCGAAGTGCTGCGGCTGAAGCCTGACGATGCTGACGCCTACCACAGCCGAGGCTTTGCGCGTGCCAAGAAGGGTGACCTAGACGGAGCGGTGACAGATTACACGGAGGCGCTACGGCTTGAGCCCGACGTGGCAGATACTTACTATGACCGCGGCCTTGCCCTTGAAGCCAAGGGGGATCTGACCGCCGCCCAGCGAGATTTCGACAAGGTTCAACTTCTGAAGGGTCAGCTCGAGAAGTGA